A single region of the Kwoniella botswanensis chromosome 1, complete sequence genome encodes:
- a CDS encoding ribosomal protein L19: MSRPSASRLFAQAVNGLRQSSNQIASSSKRFASTSSASEPTSSAYPFNPTALILPSTVASNAIPQSLLTPRKGWSIINHLNASAPKSQYHNLFSRRHPDRLKTGSVITVLQYTDATKKTVSPFSGVLMGIKKRGGVDTSFKLRNIVNKIGVEMSFKLNSPLIKEIKVVREAQGRSGHIKDLRRSKVNYLRERQGLMAGIASALKASKK; this comes from the exons ATGAGCCGACCTTCCGCATCCCGTTTGTTCGCCCAAGCTGTCAATGGTCTACGACAGTCCAGCAACCAGATAGCGTCCAGCTCGAAACGATTCGCTTCGacttcttccgcttctgaACCCACTTCATCGG CATACCCATTTAATCCCACCGCTCTTATCCTCCCATCAACCGTCGCCTCGAATGCCATCCCTCAATCTCTCCTAACTCCACGTAAAGGCTGGTCAATAATCAATCACCTCAATGCATCCGCTCCCAAATCACAGTATCACAACTTATTCTCAAGGAGACATCCAGATCGACTAAAGACAGGTTCAGTAATCACCGTATTACAATATACAGACGCTACAAAGAAGACCGTATCTCCCTTTTCAGGTGTGTTGATGGGAATCAAAAAGAGAGGTGGGGTAGATACGAGTTTCAAATTGAGGAATATAGTAAACAAGATTGGAGTCGAGATGTCCTTCAAGTTGAATTCACCACTTATAAAAGAGATTAAGGTTGTTCGAGAAGCTCAAGGTAGATCAGGACATATTAAGGATctgagaagatcgaaagtgAACTATCTAAGAGAGAGACAGGGTTTGATGGCTGGTATTGCGAGTGCTCTGAAGGCTTCCAAGAAGTAG
- a CDS encoding histone H4: protein MSGRGKGGKGLGKGGAKRHRKVLRDNIQGITKPAIRRLARRGGVKRISGLIYEETRGVLKIFLENVIRDSVTYTEHAKRKTVTSLDVVYALKRQGRTLYGFGA, encoded by the exons ATGTCCGGTCGAGgaaaaggtggtaaaggtttaggtaaaggtggtgcCAAGAGACACAGAAAGGTTTTGAGAGATAACATCCA AGGTATCACCAAGCCCGCTATCAGACGTCTCGCTAGACGAGGTGGTGTCAAGCGAATCTCCGGTTTGATCTACGAAGAGACCCGAGGTGTCCTCAAGATCTTCCTCGAGAACGTCATCAGAGATTCAGTCACTTACACTGAACACGCCAAGAGAAAGACTG TCACCTCCCTCGATGTCGTCTACGCTCTTAAGAGACAAGGTCGAACCCTTTACGGTTTCGGTGCTTAA